A part of Carettochelys insculpta isolate YL-2023 chromosome 1, ASM3395843v1, whole genome shotgun sequence genomic DNA contains:
- the HAO2 gene encoding 2-Hydroxyacid oxidase 2 isoform X5: MPCGRQLSTSLLHRRRSCPQGSRAQPLTLQHPAPRLTRQRLWSYPTSTDWWERLVLGEWDNDRWLRNFRMSRQTFLELCQWLTPALRHQDMAMRRALTVQKWVGIAVWKLATPDSYRSVGQQFGVSKATVGAVLMEVVRAINAMLLHRLVRLGDPDATIAAFATLGFPNCFGALDGTHIPICTPHHSGGRYLNRKGYHSVVLQALVDSRGRFQDIYVCWPGSTHDARVFRNSGLCRRLEAGTYIPQREIPLGDTTMPFCIIADAAYPLRPWLMHPYTGHLSASQERFNERLNHVRQVVECSFGRLKGRWRCLLTHLDAGPNNIPLIVGACCALHNLVESKGETFFQGWAAEAGRADVQPPAAPGWQVDPEGTRVREALWVHFNDEAAG, from the exons atgccatgcgggaggcagctgagcacctccttgctacaccggaggaggagctgcccccagggcagcagggctcaacccctaaccctgcagcaccccgccccccgcctcacacgccagcggctgtggagctaccccaccagcaccgactggtgggagcgtctggtgcttggggagtgggacaacgaccgctggctcaggaacttcaggatgagccggcagacattcctggagctgtgccagtggctcacccccgcactcaggcaccaggacatggccatgcggcgtgccctcacagtgcagaaatgggtcggcatcgctgtctggaagctggccactcccgacagctaccgatccgtggggcagcagtttggtgtcagcaaggccaccgtcggggctgtcctcatggag gttgtgcgtgccatcaatgccatgctcctgcacaggctcgtgaggctgggggacccagatgccaccatcgcggcctttgccaccctgggcttccccaactgcttcggggctctggatgggactcacatccccatctgcaccccgcatcacagtggaggacgatacctgaatcgcaagggctaccattctgtcgtcctccaggccttggtggacagccggggacgtttccaggacatttatgtgtgctggcctggcagcacccacgacgcccgggttttccggaactcgggcctgtgccgccggctggaggcggggacctacatcccccagcgggagatccctctgggggacaccaccatgcccttctgcatcatcgcagatgcggcataccccctccggccctggctcatgcacccgtacacgggccatctctccgctagccaggagcgcttcaatgagcgcctgaaccacgtgcgccaggtggtggagtgctcatttggccgcctgaagggacgctggagatgtctcctgacccatctggatgcgggccccaacaacatccccctgattgtgggtgcctgctgcgccctgcacaatttggtggagagcaagggggagacctttttccagggctgggctgcggaggccggcagggcagacgtccagccacctgctgcccccggttggcaggtggaccccgaagggacccgggtccgggaggccctgtgggtccacttcaatgatgaggccgcggggtga